In Herbinix luporum, a single window of DNA contains:
- a CDS encoding IS30-like element ISCth2 family transposase: MVIHCKMFNNQRKTLAKEYHELYMNNNTETRKNKHLNERERYAIELYLKEKYTVTEIAKRLGRHRRTIEREITRGTIYLQNSDLTYRKEYCADVAQRRYVENGKNKGPRLKIGNDHELVRYIESKIINEKYSPDAVIGQIKAKGLKFKTSICTKTLYNYIDRGDVFLRLTNKYLPVKKDGKKRIYQRVKKIALKNLKGSSIEERPKEVNDRKEYGHWEMDCVVGRKNSAAVLLVLSERKTREEIILKLPDKTQESVIKAIDELERKYRRKFREKFKTITVDNGTEFLDYRGIEKSKTEPGKDRTKVYYAHPYSSWERGTNENINKLIRRFIPKGTDISKVSKAKIKSIERWINEYPRRMFGYRSAIEMAV; this comes from the coding sequence AGTTATATATGAATAATAACACAGAAACAAGAAAAAACAAACACCTAAATGAAAGAGAAAGATACGCCATAGAGTTGTACCTAAAAGAAAAGTATACAGTAACGGAAATAGCAAAGAGGTTGGGCAGGCACAGAAGGACAATAGAAAGAGAAATAACCCGTGGGACAATATATTTACAAAATAGTGATTTAACATACAGAAAAGAGTATTGTGCAGATGTAGCCCAAAGGAGATATGTAGAGAACGGGAAGAATAAAGGTCCACGGTTAAAGATAGGAAATGACCATGAATTAGTGAGGTATATAGAATCAAAGATAATAAATGAAAAATATTCTCCTGATGCTGTTATTGGACAAATAAAAGCAAAGGGACTGAAGTTTAAAACGAGTATCTGCACGAAAACACTATATAACTACATTGATAGAGGGGATGTATTTTTAAGACTAACGAATAAATATTTGCCAGTGAAAAAGGATGGTAAAAAACGCATATATCAAAGGGTTAAGAAGATAGCACTGAAAAATCTTAAGGGAAGCAGCATAGAGGAAAGGCCGAAAGAAGTTAACGATAGGAAGGAATATGGACACTGGGAGATGGACTGTGTAGTAGGCAGAAAAAATAGCGCAGCAGTATTACTGGTATTAAGTGAACGAAAGACGAGAGAAGAAATAATTCTTAAACTACCAGACAAAACGCAGGAATCAGTAATCAAAGCAATAGATGAATTAGAAAGGAAGTATAGAAGGAAATTTAGGGAGAAGTTTAAAACGATAACAGTAGATAACGGGACAGAGTTTTTGGACTATAGAGGGATAGAGAAATCAAAAACAGAGCCAGGCAAGGACAGGACGAAAGTGTATTATGCTCATCCTTATAGTTCTTGGGAAAGAGGAACGAACGAAAATATTAATAAACTGATAAGAAGATTTATACCAAAAGGAACAGATATATCAAAAGTAAGTAAAGCAAAAATAAAAAGTATAGAGAGATGGATTAATGAATATCCAAGAAGAATGTTTGGTTATAGGTCAGCCATAGAAATGGCGGTATGA